In Gossypium hirsutum isolate 1008001.06 chromosome D06, Gossypium_hirsutum_v2.1, whole genome shotgun sequence, one genomic interval encodes:
- the LOC107900542 gene encoding uncharacterized protein, whose product MASCCNPDIFTWIQSLPPITQWRAGSMSICICSSPTSSHPSLNFSVTKNLDNSSLSISIFADFNLPVPLWASKPLSINLKSSKLFDEATISCLTINVIKDVLNYGSNKKNPLIRFPKLESISGFKDIFNLAFLTLALLICIYEAPADLRSACLNSLKNQLTSCQSRVASKSLMKLLGSNLEEQWMRSLNLAITNWIAEIQAIHRGLMMKTPSPLFSYAIATFGFWKVQLYCPVMAMDLVNSSNPCADERLLFSLNYQQLEGVIQFNYKVIVQEKWVDVMVNIDNIRCDIKRLVNETLLNERGVGADDKHFPSRISLQLTPTIQCNILSVSVSKSTDNPTREIGLERSIETSFDPPNTFLGLKVSAGEATTVSMKPWKFEQSVDGYSGTLHWFLHDSIDGREVVSSRPSKLSLINPKAWFKDRYSSVYRPFTRQGGVIFAGDDYGERIWWKVDKSAMGKTMEWEIRGWIWVTYWPNKHRTFYTETKRLEFGEILHLNIC is encoded by the exons ATGGCTTCCTGCTGCAATCCTGATATTTTTACCTGGATTCAAAGCCTTCCTCCAATTACTCAATGGAGAGCCGGTTCCATGTCTATTTGTATATGTTCTTCACCAACTTCATCCCATCCATCACTCAACTTCTCCGTTACCAAAAACCTGGACAACTCATCTCTTTCAATCTCCATATTTGCTGATTTCAATCTCCCCGTTCCTCTTTGGGCTTCAAAACCCTTAAGCATCAACTTAAAATCCTCGAAATTATTTGATGAAGCAACCATTTCTTGCCTCACAATCAATGTCATCAAAGATGTTCTTAACTACGGTTCAAACAAGAAGAACCCCTTGATTCGATTCCCGAAACTCGAATCTATTTCGGGTTTCAAAGACATCTTCAACCTCGCATTTCTAACACTTGCGCTTCTTATTTGCATATACGAAGCTCCGGCTGATCTCCGGTCAGCTTGTCTCAACAGTTTGAAGAATCAGCTAACTAGTTGTCAATCGAGGGTGGCGTCCAAATCGCTGATGAAACTCTTGGGATCGAACTTAGAGGAGCAATGGATGCGGTCCTTGAACCTCGCGATCACTAATTGGATCGCTGAGATTCAAGCGATTCACCGAGGGCTGATGATGAAGACGCCATCGCCGTTGTTTTCGTATGCGATTGCGACGTTTGGATTCTGGAAAGTTCAACTGTATTGTCCTGTGATGGCCatggatttggtgaattcaaGCAATCCTTGTGCTGATGAGAGGCTGCTTTTCTCTCTTAATTACCAGCAGCTTGAAGGGGTTATCCAATTTAATTATAAGGTCATTGTGCAAGAGAAGTGGGTCGATGTGATGGTGAACATAGATAACATAAG ATGTGATATAAAGCGGCTTGTAAACGAGACTCTACTGAACGAACGAGGAGTAGGGGCGGACGACAAGCATTTCCCGTCGCGAATATCGTTGCAGTTAACACCAACGATCCAGTGCAACATATTAAGTGTCTCGGTAAGCAAATCGACTGACAATCCGACAAGAGAAATAGGGTTAGAAAGAAGCATAGAGACCTCATTTGATCCTCCAAACACTTTCTTGGGACTCAAGGTTTCCGCGGGAGAGGCGACAACGGTGAGCATGAAACCATGGAAGTTTGAGCAATCCGTCGATGGCTACAGCGGGACATTGCATTGGTTTCTCCATGACAGTATTGATGGAAGGGAAGTGGTGTCGTCGAGACCTTCCAAGTTGTCTCTGATTAATCCCAAGGCTTGGTTCAAAGATCGGTACTCGAGCGTTTATAGGCCTTTCACGAGGCAGGGAGGGGTGATTTTTGCTGGGGATGATTATGGGGAAAGAATTTGGTGGAAAGTTGACAAGAGTGCTATGGGGAAGACAATGGAATGGGAAATTAGAGGATGGATATGGGTTACATATTGGCCTAATAAGCATAGAACATTTTATACTGAAACTAAGAGGTTGGAATTCGGAGAAATCCTTCATCTCAACATTTGTTAG